A stretch of Dyella sp. BiH032 DNA encodes these proteins:
- a CDS encoding GTPase, with the protein MPRRFRLLLAALALAALAWLLFAAAERALALAQRFLQLPAWLQWTLGTALGLFALAGLSVLWWLLRPRRARRPVPAPDRSTLERRIDQLQERGADTGALSAELSELDRRRTTARVYMSLFGEISTGKSTLVRALAPHAAAPSDVRGGTTRQVVHVDAALPDGRALTVADVPGSREAGGEKREAMAREEALRSHVVVYVCAGDLTRTQAEEVRWLAAFGKPLLVVLNKADQWSEAERTLLLERLRHQAGEEAADVVAVSAGGGERFLRQLPDGSTEQVERQRKPAIEPLLKAIARLAAPGAAGLEPQRERAVLAGLHERVGSLETQTRAAEAERIVRRYARRAVVGALAAIAPGSDLVIQGALAAALTRELAQLYGVPASDVQVDDFVRQARLTLRTGSSLVLAIAGNALKAFPGLGTLGGGVLHAFAYALIFDSLGRALAASLAERKTLDQADAAAKLKGLLADGNGARVKELAVLTMEAWKERET; encoded by the coding sequence ATGCCCCGTCGCTTCCGCCTGCTGTTGGCCGCGCTCGCCCTGGCCGCCCTCGCCTGGCTGCTGTTCGCCGCAGCCGAACGCGCCCTGGCCCTGGCCCAGCGCTTCCTGCAGCTGCCGGCGTGGCTGCAATGGACGCTGGGCACGGCGCTCGGCCTGTTTGCCTTGGCGGGGCTCTCGGTGCTGTGGTGGCTGCTGCGGCCGCGCCGCGCACGCCGACCGGTGCCGGCCCCGGATCGCTCGACGCTGGAACGCCGCATCGATCAACTGCAGGAACGCGGCGCCGACACCGGCGCGCTTTCGGCCGAACTGAGCGAGCTGGATCGTCGGCGCACGACGGCGCGGGTCTACATGTCCCTGTTCGGCGAGATCTCCACCGGCAAGTCCACCCTGGTCCGCGCGCTCGCGCCGCATGCCGCCGCGCCGAGCGACGTGCGCGGCGGCACCACGCGTCAGGTCGTGCACGTCGACGCCGCCTTGCCTGACGGCCGCGCGCTCACCGTCGCCGACGTGCCCGGCAGCCGCGAAGCCGGCGGCGAGAAGCGCGAGGCGATGGCGCGCGAGGAGGCCTTGCGCTCGCACGTCGTCGTCTACGTGTGCGCCGGCGATCTCACCCGCACCCAGGCCGAGGAGGTGCGCTGGCTGGCGGCCTTCGGCAAGCCGTTGCTGGTGGTCCTCAACAAGGCCGACCAGTGGAGCGAAGCCGAGCGAACGCTGCTGCTCGAGCGCCTCCGCCACCAGGCCGGCGAGGAAGCCGCGGACGTCGTCGCGGTGAGCGCCGGTGGCGGCGAGCGCTTCCTGCGCCAGTTGCCGGACGGTTCCACCGAACAGGTCGAACGCCAGCGCAAGCCCGCCATCGAACCGCTGCTCAAGGCCATCGCGCGCCTCGCCGCACCCGGCGCCGCCGGCCTGGAGCCGCAGCGCGAACGCGCTGTGCTCGCCGGCCTGCACGAGCGGGTCGGCTCGCTGGAAACGCAGACCCGCGCCGCCGAGGCCGAGCGCATCGTGCGCCGCTACGCGCGGCGGGCGGTGGTCGGCGCGCTGGCGGCGATCGCGCCAGGCAGCGATCTGGTGATCCAGGGCGCCCTGGCCGCCGCGCTGACCCGCGAACTGGCGCAGTTGTACGGCGTGCCCGCCAGCGACGTGCAGGTCGACGATTTCGTGCGCCAGGCCAGGCTCACGCTGCGCACCGGCAGTTCCCTCGTACTCGCCATCGCCGGCAATGCGTTGAAGGCATTCCCTGGCCTGGGCACCCTGGGCGGCGGCGTGCTGCACGCGTTTGCGTACGCGCTGATCTTCGACAGCCTCGGCCGCGCGCTGGCGGCCTCGCTAGCCGAACGCAAGACGCTGGACCAGGCCGACGCGGCGGCGAAGCTCAAAGGTTTGCTGGCCGACGGCAACGGCGCTCGGGTCAAAGAGCTGGCCGTGCTGACGATGGAGGCTTGGAAGGAGCGCGAGACGTAA
- a CDS encoding YceI family protein has translation MSTVRATVRAFALAFALAAGAVQAAPATYRYDTTHSQIVFSIDHNGFSRPFGRLHIAKGWLRFDPDDWSRSATELDIDLASLDMGDEEWNKAVLGRAYLDGAGSRYAHFVSTAVERKDAGSGVLRGQLTLRGVTREVELPFTVNRNGNTIYGLHTVAGFSARTTLDRNDFGITATPNSIGRTVTVWLELEAILDSDKPGNGKSDDTGKTDKEMP, from the coding sequence ATGTCCACCGTACGCGCCACCGTCCGAGCTTTCGCCCTAGCGTTCGCGCTGGCTGCCGGTGCCGTGCAAGCCGCGCCGGCCACATACCGCTACGACACCACGCATAGCCAGATCGTCTTCAGCATCGATCACAACGGCTTCTCCCGGCCGTTCGGGCGGCTGCACATCGCCAAGGGTTGGCTGCGCTTCGATCCCGACGACTGGAGCCGCTCGGCTACCGAGCTGGATATCGACCTCGCTTCGCTCGACATGGGCGACGAGGAATGGAACAAGGCCGTGCTCGGCCGCGCCTACCTCGACGGTGCGGGGTCGCGCTATGCGCATTTCGTCTCCACCGCAGTCGAACGCAAGGACGCCGGCAGCGGCGTGCTGCGCGGGCAGCTGACCCTGCGCGGCGTGACGCGCGAGGTGGAGCTGCCATTCACTGTCAACCGCAACGGCAACACCATCTACGGATTGCATACGGTGGCGGGTTTTTCGGCCCGTACCACACTGGACCGCAACGACTTCGGCATCACCGCCACCCCTAATTCCATCGGCCGCACCGTCACGGTGTGGCTGGAACTGGAAGCCATCCTGGACAGCGACAAGCCGGGCAACGGCAAGTCGGACGACACCGGCAAGACCGACAAGGAGATGCCATGA
- a CDS encoding YceI family protein: protein MKRSAILRFAPLLLALALPGIAGAADYTVQPGGSTLGFTGKFQGEAFQGTFGKWTAAISYDAAKLATSKFDVEVDLASVKTGDKDRDGALPGADFFNVAKFPKAHFVTTGFRQNGAQVIADGNLTLRGVTKPVSLNVTFKPAGAGATLDVSGTLKRLDFGVGGGEYADTSVIDGDVKVNAHLVLAAK, encoded by the coding sequence ATGAAACGTTCCGCCATCCTCCGCTTCGCTCCGCTGCTGCTTGCCCTCGCGCTGCCCGGCATCGCCGGCGCCGCGGACTACACCGTGCAGCCCGGGGGCAGCACGCTCGGCTTCACCGGGAAATTCCAGGGCGAGGCGTTCCAAGGCACGTTCGGCAAGTGGACCGCCGCCATCAGCTACGACGCGGCCAAGCTGGCCACTTCCAAGTTCGACGTCGAGGTGGACCTTGCCAGCGTGAAGACCGGTGACAAGGATCGCGACGGCGCGCTGCCGGGCGCTGACTTCTTCAACGTCGCCAAATTTCCGAAGGCGCATTTCGTCACCACCGGCTTCCGCCAGAACGGCGCGCAGGTGATCGCGGACGGTAATCTCACCTTGCGCGGCGTGACCAAGCCGGTGAGCCTCAACGTCACCTTCAAGCCCGCGGGCGCCGGTGCCACCCTCGATGTGTCCGGCACGCTCAAGCGCCTGGACTTCGGCGTGGGCGGCGGCGAATACGCCGACACCTCGGTGATCGATGGCGACGTGAAGGTGAACGCGCACCTCGTGCTCGCCGCGAAGTAA
- a CDS encoding glutaredoxin family protein, with amino-acid sequence MADLILYQRDYCHLCDQALAVMAEARAPDFDSLWVDDDPALEERYGTRVPVLRHLCDGRELDWPFDAAAVRAFLASAPAVSGT; translated from the coding sequence ATGGCCGACCTGATCCTCTACCAGCGCGATTACTGCCACCTGTGCGACCAGGCCCTGGCAGTCATGGCCGAGGCGCGTGCACCGGACTTCGACAGCCTGTGGGTAGACGACGATCCGGCGCTGGAGGAACGCTACGGCACCCGCGTGCCCGTGCTGCGGCACCTGTGCGACGGACGCGAGCTGGACTGGCCGTTCGATGCTGCGGCGGTGCGCGCCTTCCTGGCGTCCGCGCCGGCGGTCAGCGGGACCTGA
- a CDS encoding L-serine ammonia-lyase, translating into MAVSVFDLFKIGIGPSSSHTVGPMRAAARFAERWLEEKGVLDRVARLRAELYGSLAMTGRGHGTDKAVLLGFEGEHPDTVDPDRIPEVLARIRSTKRLRVLGRHEIEFDEKRDLVFNKRQKLPFHTNGMRFTAYDAEGHELGTRDYYSVGGGFVVNQDEAAEDRIVADTTALPYPFSTGDEMLALCAQHGMTIAQLMMENEKVWRSEAETRAGLLNIWKAMQDCVTRGLRSPGVLPGGLKVARRAPAMAQDLRGQPEAALKDPLTILDWVNLYALAVNEENAAGGRVVTAPTNGAAGIVPAVLHYYFRFCPKSNDDGVIEFLLTAAAIGILYKENASISGAEVGCQGEVGVACSMAAGGLTAALGGNVLQVENAAEIGMEHNLGLTCDPIGGLVQIPCIERNAMGSVKAINASRMALKSDGKHRVSLDKVIATMRDTGRDMKDKYKETSRGGLAVNVIEC; encoded by the coding sequence ATGGCCGTCAGCGTATTCGACCTCTTCAAGATCGGCATCGGGCCGTCCTCTTCCCATACGGTGGGTCCGATGCGCGCCGCCGCCCGCTTCGCCGAGCGCTGGCTGGAGGAAAAGGGCGTGCTGGACCGCGTCGCGCGGTTGCGCGCGGAGCTCTACGGCTCGCTGGCGATGACCGGGCGTGGCCACGGCACCGACAAGGCGGTGTTGCTGGGCTTCGAAGGCGAACATCCCGACACCGTCGATCCGGACCGCATCCCCGAAGTGCTCGCGCGCATCCGAAGCACCAAGCGCCTGCGCGTGCTCGGCCGGCACGAGATCGAATTCGACGAGAAGCGCGACCTGGTGTTCAACAAGCGCCAGAAGCTGCCGTTCCACACCAACGGCATGCGTTTCACTGCCTATGACGCCGAGGGGCATGAGCTGGGCACGCGCGACTATTACTCGGTAGGCGGCGGCTTCGTCGTCAATCAGGACGAGGCTGCCGAAGACCGCATCGTCGCCGACACCACCGCCCTGCCCTACCCCTTCTCCACCGGCGACGAGATGCTCGCGCTGTGCGCGCAGCACGGCATGACCATCGCGCAGCTGATGATGGAGAACGAAAAGGTGTGGCGCAGCGAGGCGGAAACGCGCGCCGGCCTGCTCAACATCTGGAAGGCCATGCAGGACTGCGTCACGCGCGGCCTGCGCTCGCCCGGCGTGCTGCCCGGCGGCCTGAAAGTGGCCCGCCGCGCACCCGCCATGGCGCAGGACCTGCGCGGCCAGCCGGAGGCGGCGCTCAAGGATCCCCTGACCATCCTCGACTGGGTGAACCTCTACGCGCTGGCGGTGAACGAGGAGAACGCCGCCGGCGGCCGCGTGGTGACCGCACCTACCAACGGCGCGGCCGGCATCGTGCCGGCGGTGCTGCACTACTACTTCCGTTTCTGTCCGAAGTCGAACGACGACGGCGTGATCGAATTCCTGCTCACCGCGGCGGCGATCGGCATTCTCTACAAGGAGAACGCCTCGATCTCCGGCGCCGAGGTCGGCTGCCAGGGCGAAGTCGGCGTGGCCTGCTCGATGGCCGCCGGCGGCCTCACCGCCGCGCTGGGCGGCAACGTACTGCAGGTGGAGAACGCCGCCGAGATCGGTATGGAACACAACCTCGGCCTGACCTGCGACCCGATCGGCGGCCTGGTGCAGATTCCCTGCATCGAGCGCAACGCGATGGGTTCGGTCAAGGCGATCAACGCCAGCCGCATGGCGCTCAAGAGCGACGGCAAGCATCGCGTGTCGCTCGACAAGGTAATCGCCACCATGCGCGACACCGGCCGCGACATGAAGGACAAGTACAAGGAAACCTCGCGCGGCGGCCTGGCGGTGAACGTCATCGAGTGCTGA
- a CDS encoding GTP-binding protein: MADLPLWRRLRGWLGRPEANAAPAPASQHARERMVDSLRRLLDDPGIPPAIREELAGDFSRVEGMLDRLERGELHVAVFGRVSAGKSALGNALLGREAFTVGVLHGTTTQAEQAALDEAREEGLVLIDTPGINELDGEARERLAFDVAEVSDLVVFVADGDLTRDELDALKTLAATQRPVLLALNKADRYAHAERDALLAQLRERARGLVREEDVVAVAARPTPARRVDVDERGHERTHEQTAPPDVAALRERLLAIARREGKTLSALNAGLYASRLTDQVSARIAESRRRLADRLIRNYCLAKGVAVALNPIPVADLLAAAGMDAAMVLQLSRVYGLPLTRAESGRLVAVISAQLAALVGAVWGMQLAASALKGVSAGLSVLVTAAAQGALAWYATVLIGRAAEHYLVAGKSWGELGAKRAVADIVAGLDRDSILREAREEILRRLRSR; the protein is encoded by the coding sequence ATGGCCGATCTTCCGCTGTGGCGGCGCCTGCGCGGCTGGCTGGGCCGGCCGGAGGCGAACGCCGCGCCGGCGCCGGCTTCGCAGCACGCGCGGGAGCGGATGGTCGACAGCCTCAGACGCCTGCTGGACGATCCGGGTATTCCGCCGGCCATCCGCGAGGAACTGGCCGGCGATTTCAGTCGCGTCGAAGGCATGCTCGACCGGCTGGAACGCGGCGAACTGCACGTGGCCGTGTTCGGCCGCGTGTCGGCCGGCAAGTCCGCGCTGGGCAATGCGCTGCTCGGACGCGAGGCATTCACCGTCGGCGTGCTGCACGGCACGACCACGCAGGCCGAACAGGCGGCGCTCGACGAAGCGCGCGAAGAAGGCCTGGTGCTGATCGACACGCCCGGCATCAATGAACTGGACGGCGAGGCGCGCGAGCGCCTTGCCTTCGACGTCGCCGAGGTCAGCGACCTGGTGGTGTTCGTCGCCGACGGCGACCTCACCCGCGACGAGCTGGATGCGCTGAAGACGCTCGCCGCCACGCAGCGCCCTGTGCTGCTGGCGCTCAACAAGGCCGACCGCTACGCACACGCCGAACGCGACGCCCTGCTCGCGCAGCTGCGCGAACGCGCACGCGGGCTCGTGCGCGAGGAAGACGTGGTCGCCGTGGCCGCCCGCCCCACGCCGGCACGGCGGGTGGACGTGGATGAACGCGGCCACGAACGAACGCACGAACAGACCGCACCGCCCGACGTCGCCGCGCTGCGCGAACGCCTGCTCGCCATCGCGCGGCGCGAGGGCAAGACGCTCTCCGCGCTCAACGCCGGCCTTTACGCGAGCCGGCTCACTGACCAGGTCAGCGCGCGCATCGCGGAAAGCCGGCGGCGCCTGGCCGACCGTCTGATCCGCAACTACTGCCTCGCCAAGGGCGTGGCCGTCGCGCTCAATCCCATTCCCGTGGCCGATCTGTTGGCCGCGGCCGGCATGGACGCGGCGATGGTGCTGCAGCTCTCCCGCGTGTACGGCCTGCCGCTGACGCGCGCCGAATCCGGGCGACTGGTTGCGGTGATCTCCGCGCAGCTCGCCGCCCTGGTGGGCGCGGTGTGGGGCATGCAGTTGGCGGCGTCCGCGCTGAAAGGCGTGAGCGCTGGCCTGTCAGTACTGGTCACCGCGGCGGCGCAGGGCGCGCTGGCCTGGTACGCCACGGTGCTGATCGGGCGCGCGGCCGAGCATTATCTGGTGGCAGGCAAGTCCTGGGGCGAGCTGGGCGCCAAGCGCGCGGTGGCGGACATCGTGGCGGGGCTGGACCGCGATTCGATCCTGCGCGAGGCGCGCGAGGAAATCCTGCGCCGGCTCAGGTCCCGCTGA
- a CDS encoding cytochrome b — MTLRSNDRQWGSVAKFFHWTMALLIVGNGIFGLSMDLAGSKMQQITWLALHKSIGLTVLALFLLRLLWRWRDGRPAEDPAPPWQHRAAHVTHGLLYLLIAAMPLSGWWFNSVVGKPLQFFKLFNLPAIGTADQEGVGFAHAVHEYLFWFLVLVLVAHVGGALKHHVFDRDNTLLRMLPFRRPRATDGQGDRS, encoded by the coding sequence ATGACCCTGCGTAGCAACGACCGCCAGTGGGGCTCGGTCGCCAAGTTTTTCCATTGGACGATGGCTCTGCTGATCGTCGGCAACGGCATCTTCGGCCTGTCGATGGACCTGGCCGGCAGCAAGATGCAGCAGATCACCTGGCTGGCGCTGCACAAGTCGATCGGTTTGACCGTGCTGGCGCTGTTCCTGCTGCGCCTCCTGTGGCGCTGGCGCGACGGCCGGCCGGCGGAGGATCCGGCACCGCCCTGGCAGCACCGCGCCGCCCATGTCACGCACGGCCTGCTTTACCTGCTGATCGCAGCCATGCCGCTCAGCGGCTGGTGGTTCAACTCCGTGGTGGGCAAGCCGCTGCAGTTCTTCAAGCTGTTCAACCTGCCGGCGATCGGCACGGCAGACCAGGAAGGGGTCGGCTTTGCGCACGCCGTGCACGAATACCTGTTCTGGTTCCTGGTGCTGGTGCTGGTCGCCCACGTCGGCGGCGCGCTGAAGCACCATGTGTTCGATCGAGACAACACCCTGCTGCGCATGCTGCCTTTCCGCCGCCCGCGCGCCACTGACGGCCAAGGAGACCGCTCATGA
- a CDS encoding two-component regulator propeller domain-containing protein — MLSSLLLGLALLAPQAPAAHAAAAPTEARAAAPATDVLPTPQFRRYGTANGLPSSTVYAVAQAPDGAMWFGTKGGLARYDGVSFKVYRHVAEDPRSVGDNGVASLLFDRHGRLWVAGLEAGLNRFDPVTQSFEHWPHDPANPDSISSDKVWSFAEAPDGALWIGTQHGLDRMRPDGSGFDHIAAPPPSNDPSGFGAVGALYFDPKGRLWIGTDDSVYVRETDGTFRKVPRENPEQIFSPWNIEGEGDEVRIADAHGLLVVGADGVARQFCKDIADFNVLSSARDSAGRLWIGTQRGLYLQMHRGGPVEPVLNQPLLYGSLPGTWVWKILQDREGGLWVTLFDGGVGYLAPGWNSISRFTHIPEDKNSLRDSVATTMARGLSDGRVWVGQRGGRVDKLDPATGKAEPVITGMRGDVIGMTEDAQGRLWVATQGSLYRYADGKFDRVPTTGNTMVHPLEVELGPDGKLYARTFAEGLYRVDQDTLKVTPVTFLPAEEKTRWGAQLTLTAGAFWYASDGGLWRLDATHDHFEPVPGVRGDRKVDAFVFTADGKTAWLARPDGLERYRRDANGLVLERKVDARAGWPAVNVTDMALDKRGRVWVLGRDGMWRYDPERGAFRKFGLQDGLTNGEFMRGYAVMPSGYIYAATMGGVVAFNPDQDEFEPPAPPVAFTGIGVRGRNGLQSVPLGKGPLELDWRARGLNIEARVFSYIDPAANRYRFHLDGLDTEWVDTETRGEREFASLPSGDYTLTVMGAGADGVWGRVAEPLHIHVLAPPWERWWAWGLYVLAVVAMVLMALQVWRRRLAQRHQMQLAEQRSRLAEQASAAKTQFLATLSHEIRTPMTGVLGMAELLLNSGLGLQQHEYAEAIQRSGKMLLKLLNDALDLARIEAGKFSLEPAPFDPRALVRDVAALEQGQAKAKGLAFHLEIADDLPARVMGDALRVQQILLNLANNALKFTERGSVTLRATREAGELRFSVIDTGPGIPEASQARLFQRFEQASSPQRRAGSGLGLAICRELVALMGGHIELESKVAHGSSFHLHLPLEVVREEGDDAPPAVRAPDGGGLHVLLVEDDTIVAAVVRGLLEQQGHHVSYVGNGLAAMTELAQGEYHAMLLDLDLPGVDGFQIARLIRQREDAAAHLPIIAITARSGGDEEERAKAAGMDGFLRKPLTGEQLAEALLGVRRAASTQDVQDGVQAEATHDAPTLAGT, encoded by the coding sequence ATGTTGTCTTCACTGCTGTTGGGCCTGGCCCTGCTCGCGCCCCAGGCGCCTGCTGCCCATGCGGCCGCGGCGCCGACGGAGGCCCGCGCCGCGGCGCCGGCAACCGACGTGTTGCCCACGCCCCAGTTCCGCCGGTACGGCACGGCCAATGGCCTGCCCAGCAGCACGGTGTATGCCGTGGCCCAGGCACCCGACGGCGCCATGTGGTTCGGCACCAAGGGCGGCCTGGCCCGCTACGACGGCGTGTCGTTCAAGGTCTACCGGCACGTGGCGGAGGATCCGCGCTCGGTCGGCGACAACGGCGTCGCTTCCCTGTTGTTCGACCGCCATGGCCGCCTGTGGGTGGCGGGGCTGGAAGCGGGCCTCAACCGCTTCGATCCGGTCACGCAAAGCTTCGAACACTGGCCGCACGATCCGGCCAACCCCGACAGCATCAGCAGCGACAAGGTCTGGAGCTTCGCCGAGGCCCCGGACGGCGCGCTGTGGATCGGCACCCAGCACGGCCTGGACCGCATGCGCCCGGACGGCAGCGGTTTCGACCATATCGCCGCGCCGCCGCCGAGCAACGACCCGAGCGGCTTCGGCGCCGTCGGCGCGCTGTACTTCGATCCCAAGGGCCGGTTGTGGATCGGCACCGACGACTCGGTCTACGTGCGCGAGACGGACGGCACGTTCCGCAAGGTGCCGCGCGAGAATCCCGAGCAGATTTTCTCGCCCTGGAACATCGAGGGCGAAGGCGATGAAGTGCGCATCGCCGACGCGCATGGCCTGCTGGTCGTCGGCGCCGACGGTGTGGCCCGGCAATTCTGCAAGGACATTGCCGACTTCAACGTGCTCAGCAGCGCGCGCGATAGCGCCGGCCGCCTGTGGATCGGCACCCAGCGCGGCCTGTATCTGCAGATGCACCGCGGCGGGCCGGTCGAGCCGGTGCTCAACCAGCCGCTGCTCTACGGCAGCCTGCCGGGCACGTGGGTGTGGAAGATCCTGCAGGACCGCGAAGGCGGCCTGTGGGTGACGCTGTTCGATGGCGGCGTCGGCTACCTGGCGCCCGGCTGGAACAGCATCAGCCGCTTCACCCACATCCCCGAAGACAAGAACAGCCTGCGCGACTCGGTGGCCACGACCATGGCACGCGGGCTCAGCGACGGTCGCGTATGGGTAGGCCAGCGCGGCGGCCGCGTGGACAAGCTCGACCCGGCCACCGGCAAGGCCGAGCCCGTGATCACCGGCATGCGTGGCGATGTGATCGGCATGACCGAGGACGCTCAGGGCCGCCTGTGGGTGGCCACGCAGGGCAGTCTCTACCGCTATGCGGACGGCAAGTTCGATCGCGTGCCCACCACCGGCAACACGATGGTGCACCCGCTGGAGGTGGAGCTCGGTCCCGACGGCAAGCTCTATGCACGCACCTTCGCCGAAGGCTTGTATCGCGTGGACCAGGACACGCTGAAAGTGACGCCGGTGACTTTCCTTCCCGCGGAGGAGAAGACGCGCTGGGGCGCGCAGCTGACCTTGACCGCGGGCGCGTTCTGGTATGCCAGCGACGGTGGCCTGTGGCGGCTGGATGCCACGCACGACCACTTCGAGCCTGTGCCGGGCGTGCGCGGCGATCGCAAAGTAGATGCCTTCGTATTCACCGCGGACGGCAAGACGGCCTGGCTGGCCCGCCCGGACGGTCTGGAACGCTATCGCCGCGACGCCAACGGACTGGTGCTGGAACGCAAGGTGGACGCGCGCGCCGGCTGGCCCGCGGTGAACGTAACGGACATGGCGCTGGACAAGCGTGGCCGCGTCTGGGTGCTCGGACGCGACGGCATGTGGCGCTACGACCCGGAGCGCGGCGCGTTCCGCAAGTTCGGGCTGCAGGACGGCCTGACCAACGGCGAGTTCATGCGCGGCTATGCGGTGATGCCGAGCGGCTACATCTACGCCGCCACCATGGGCGGCGTGGTGGCGTTCAACCCCGACCAGGACGAGTTCGAACCGCCGGCCCCGCCGGTGGCGTTCACCGGCATCGGCGTGCGCGGACGCAACGGCCTGCAGTCCGTGCCCCTGGGAAAGGGGCCGCTCGAACTGGACTGGCGCGCCCGCGGCCTCAACATCGAGGCGCGCGTGTTCTCATACATCGACCCGGCGGCGAACCGCTACCGCTTCCATCTCGACGGCCTGGACACCGAATGGGTGGACACCGAGACGCGCGGCGAGCGCGAGTTCGCCAGCCTGCCCTCGGGCGATTACACGCTCACCGTGATGGGCGCGGGTGCCGATGGCGTGTGGGGCCGCGTGGCGGAGCCGCTGCACATCCACGTGCTGGCGCCACCGTGGGAGCGCTGGTGGGCCTGGGGCTTGTACGTGCTGGCGGTGGTGGCGATGGTCTTGATGGCGTTGCAGGTATGGCGCCGCCGCCTGGCGCAGCGTCACCAGATGCAGCTGGCCGAACAGCGCAGCCGCCTGGCCGAGCAGGCCAGCGCGGCCAAGACGCAGTTCCTCGCCACGCTCAGCCATGAGATCCGCACGCCGATGACGGGCGTGCTCGGCATGGCCGAACTGCTGCTCAACAGCGGTCTGGGTCTGCAGCAGCACGAGTACGCCGAAGCGATCCAGCGCTCCGGCAAGATGCTGCTGAAGCTGCTCAACGATGCGCTGGACCTGGCGCGCATCGAGGCCGGCAAGTTCTCGCTCGAACCGGCGCCGTTCGATCCGCGCGCGCTGGTACGCGACGTGGCCGCGTTGGAGCAGGGGCAGGCGAAGGCCAAGGGCCTCGCCTTCCACCTGGAGATCGCCGACGACTTGCCGGCGCGCGTGATGGGCGACGCGCTGCGCGTGCAGCAGATCCTGCTCAATCTGGCCAACAACGCGCTGAAGTTCACCGAGCGCGGCAGCGTCACCCTGCGCGCCACGCGCGAAGCCGGGGAGCTGCGCTTCAGCGTGATCGACACCGGCCCGGGCATTCCGGAGGCCAGCCAGGCGCGCCTGTTCCAGCGGTTCGAACAGGCCAGCAGCCCGCAGCGCCGCGCGGGCAGCGGGCTGGGCCTGGCGATCTGCCGCGAACTCGTCGCGCTCATGGGCGGACACATCGAGCTGGAGTCGAAGGTGGCGCACGGCAGCAGCTTCCACCTGCACTTGCCGCTCGAAGTGGTGCGCGAGGAAGGCGACGATGCACCGCCGGCGGTACGCGCGCCCGACGGCGGCGGACTGCACGTGCTGCTGGTGGAGGACGACACCATCGTCGCCGCCGTGGTGCGCGGCCTGCTCGAGCAGCAGGGCCATCACGTCAGCTACGTCGGCAACGGCCTGGCGGCGATGACCGAGCTGGCGCAGGGCGAATACCACGCGATGCTGCTGGACCTCGATCTGCCCGGCGTCGATGGCTTCCAGATCGCGCGACTGATCCGCCAGCGCGAGGATGCGGCGGCGCACCTGCCGATCATCGCCATCACCGCGCGCTCCGGCGGCGACGAGGAAGAGCGTGCGAAGGCCGCCGGCATGGACGGCTTCCTGCGCAAGCCGCTGACCGGCGAGCAGTTGGCCGAGGCGTTGCTCGGTGTGCGGCGCGCGGCGTCGACGCAAGACGTCCAGGACGGAGTGCAGGCCGAGGCGACGCACGACGCGCCGACCCTGGCGGGGACCTGA